A genomic stretch from Cellulomonas sp. KRMCY2 includes:
- a CDS encoding ABC transporter permease: MRAVLAIAAVELRRFLKDRSNIFFTFIFPLLLVLLIGSQFGGSSRGQVAVAGPDSALRTAVTTALVADGLDVTGTDEGGVREQVARGRSDVGILIPVDAAAAFEDHTDLRLDVIPSSQAGSQAVAQRVRTALGGVVTEQGQLAALAAAGVEESPARSALLAAAGSATPPRLAVADVDEVSQEFAGLGQFGVSAAPQLLLFVFLISLAGSESLIRARRSGVMSRTLAAPVSTTQAIAGQGLGRLAIATFQGGYIMAATALLFDVDWGNLALSLLVMVVFALVAAGAAMVVGSVMDNDSAAVGVGIGLGLVLAALGGSMLPLELFPDSLRTIAHVTPHAWAYEAFAEIQRHEATLADILPQLGVLAGYASVLLLAGAWLLRRSLARAI; this comes from the coding sequence ATGAGGGCCGTGCTCGCCATCGCGGCCGTCGAGCTGCGCCGCTTCCTCAAGGACCGGTCCAACATCTTCTTCACCTTCATCTTCCCGCTGCTGCTGGTGCTGCTCATCGGCTCGCAGTTCGGCGGCAGCAGCCGGGGACAGGTGGCTGTCGCCGGGCCGGACAGCGCCCTGCGCACCGCTGTCACGACCGCGCTGGTGGCCGACGGCCTCGACGTGACCGGCACCGACGAGGGCGGGGTCCGTGAGCAGGTGGCCCGAGGGCGCTCGGACGTGGGCATCCTCATCCCGGTCGACGCCGCCGCGGCCTTCGAGGACCACACGGACCTCCGGCTCGACGTGATCCCGAGCTCGCAGGCCGGCTCGCAGGCCGTCGCTCAGCGGGTGCGCACGGCTCTGGGCGGTGTGGTCACCGAGCAGGGGCAGCTGGCTGCCCTCGCCGCCGCCGGTGTCGAGGAGAGCCCCGCGCGCAGCGCCCTGCTCGCCGCAGCCGGGTCCGCGACGCCCCCGCGGCTCGCGGTCGCGGACGTCGACGAGGTCTCGCAGGAGTTCGCCGGGCTCGGCCAGTTCGGCGTCAGCGCCGCACCGCAGCTCCTGCTGTTCGTCTTCCTCATCTCGCTGGCCGGCTCGGAGAGCCTCATCCGGGCCCGACGCTCGGGGGTCATGAGCCGCACGCTCGCCGCACCGGTCTCGACCACGCAGGCCATCGCCGGGCAGGGGCTCGGCCGGCTGGCGATCGCCACCTTCCAGGGCGGCTACATCATGGCGGCCACCGCCCTGCTCTTCGACGTGGACTGGGGCAACCTGGCCCTGTCGCTGCTGGTCATGGTCGTCTTCGCGCTCGTGGCGGCCGGCGCAGCGATGGTCGTCGGCTCCGTGATGGACAACGACAGCGCCGCGGTCGGGGTGGGCATCGGCCTCGGTCTGGTCCTGGCCGCCCTGGGCGGCAGCATGCTCCCGCTCGAGCTCTTCCCCGACAGCCTGCGCACCATCGCCCACGTCACCCCGCACGCCTGGGCCTACGAGGCGTTCGCCGAGATCCAGCGGCACGAGGCCACGCTCGCCGACATCCTGCCCCAGCTCGGCGTGCTCGCCGGGTACGCCTCGGTGCTGCTCCTCGCCGGGGCGTGGCTGCTCCGCCGCAGTCTCGCCCGGGCGATCTGA
- a CDS encoding ABC transporter permease, which yields MRPLWIMTASDLRQHVRDRSVVIFALIVPLALMLVFNVTFVGSQDVELDEITVAWSAPADDELAAHVLDAALGLDAIFVRSMPMVAGEVRAAVESGEAALGVVVPEGFTAAVTSGEAVVVEVVQGEDGGIETAVVISVMQSVLDQLAAGTVAATAGAQLGLPAEQLAAIAQTAATAGPAITLTEGRASAEQLSGSASLVAGQAALFLLFTAGFGVLGLVAEREQGTLARLRSMPMRRGLVVAAKGLGSYILGVVATTVLLVVGSRLFDVSFGSPAAVAVLVLCVVASAVSLMFVIARVARTAEQASIVQSILALVLGMAGGSFFPITGSGLAGLLLDLNPIAAFLRGLGITYGGGGLGAIGTPVLIMLGFAVVCGAASRLVPDRGGDR from the coding sequence ATGCGCCCGCTGTGGATCATGACCGCGTCCGACCTGCGGCAGCACGTCCGCGACAGGTCCGTCGTCATCTTCGCGCTCATCGTGCCGCTCGCCCTGATGCTCGTCTTCAACGTGACGTTCGTCGGCTCGCAGGACGTCGAGCTCGACGAGATCACCGTCGCCTGGAGCGCGCCGGCCGACGACGAGCTCGCGGCCCACGTCCTCGACGCCGCCCTGGGCCTGGACGCGATCTTCGTCCGGAGCATGCCGATGGTCGCAGGCGAGGTCCGCGCCGCGGTGGAGTCCGGCGAGGCGGCGCTCGGCGTCGTCGTCCCCGAGGGCTTCACGGCTGCGGTCACCAGCGGCGAGGCCGTCGTCGTCGAGGTCGTCCAGGGCGAGGACGGCGGCATCGAGACCGCCGTCGTCATCTCGGTCATGCAGAGCGTCCTCGACCAGCTCGCCGCCGGGACGGTGGCCGCCACGGCCGGCGCACAGCTCGGTCTGCCGGCTGAGCAGCTCGCCGCGATCGCGCAGACGGCGGCCACCGCCGGACCCGCGATCACCCTCACCGAAGGACGCGCCTCCGCGGAACAGCTCAGCGGCTCCGCGTCGCTGGTGGCCGGGCAGGCGGCGCTCTTCCTGCTCTTCACCGCAGGCTTCGGCGTCCTCGGCCTGGTCGCAGAGCGCGAGCAGGGGACGCTGGCACGGCTGCGGTCGATGCCGATGCGGCGCGGCCTGGTCGTCGCCGCCAAGGGTCTGGGCAGCTACATCCTCGGCGTCGTCGCCACGACCGTCCTGCTGGTGGTCGGCAGCCGGCTCTTCGACGTCTCCTTCGGTTCGCCGGCCGCGGTGGCCGTGCTCGTGCTGTGCGTCGTGGCCAGTGCCGTCTCGTTGATGTTCGTCATCGCGCGGGTGGCCCGGACGGCGGAGCAGGCCAGCATCGTCCAGTCCATCCTGGCCCTGGTCCTCGGCATGGCCGGCGGCTCCTTCTTCCCGATCACCGGCTCGGGGCTGGCCGGCCTGCTGCTCGACCTCAACCCGATCGCGGCGTTCCTCCGGGGCCTCGGCATCACCTACGGCGGCGGCGGCCTGGGCGCCATCGGCACGCCGGTGCTCATCATGCTGGGCTTCGCGGTGGTCTGCGGGGCGGCATCCCGGCTCGTGCCCGATCGGGGAGGCGACCGATGA
- a CDS encoding NYN domain-containing protein, which translates to MTMIDSTEPVRRLRCALFVDFDNVYIGLQRLDPAAAEAFAGTPAHWLAGLETGNDADGEFSRRFLVRACYLNPSAFSQFRPNFTRAGFSVVDCPSLTQQGKSSADINLVLDAVDALSAETRYDEFVILSADADFTPLALRFRAADRRVTIVTAGPAASAYRAVADTVVTADELAELVKHPEPALEETAVPPEPAAAVVEPRRATSRAQAPSAPAKAPAATPSGQARKAVLRLVRTADRPMTGGVVAQAAQRADPSVITSGWEGMGSFFPWLARVVPELGAATRPAPGFVWDPKRFSEADLPNVGDVALPPLQRQVVDVTDIPNLPTERYGILLTALAQDVNTVPFDRPVTAKRVRDACQAAGAPIGRGSVNTVIAGILYAGLDLNAKPTAKKVAETWADNVIGLCRGARMELSPQDVAAIRAWVGGGLLKR; encoded by the coding sequence ATGACGATGATCGACAGCACCGAACCGGTTCGCCGCCTGCGATGTGCCCTGTTCGTGGACTTCGACAACGTGTACATCGGTCTGCAGCGGCTCGACCCGGCGGCCGCCGAGGCGTTCGCCGGCACCCCGGCGCACTGGCTCGCCGGCCTGGAGACCGGCAACGACGCCGACGGTGAGTTCTCCCGGCGGTTCCTCGTCCGTGCCTGCTACCTCAACCCGTCGGCCTTCTCGCAGTTCCGGCCGAACTTCACGCGCGCCGGCTTCAGCGTCGTCGACTGCCCGTCGTTGACCCAGCAGGGCAAGAGCAGCGCCGACATCAACCTGGTGCTCGACGCCGTGGACGCCCTGAGTGCGGAGACCCGGTACGACGAGTTCGTGATCCTCTCGGCCGATGCCGACTTCACGCCCCTCGCGCTCCGGTTCCGGGCTGCCGACCGGCGGGTCACGATCGTCACCGCCGGGCCGGCCGCGAGCGCCTACCGTGCCGTGGCGGACACCGTCGTCACCGCGGACGAGCTCGCCGAGCTGGTCAAGCACCCCGAGCCGGCGCTGGAGGAGACGGCGGTGCCGCCCGAGCCCGCAGCGGCGGTCGTCGAGCCGCGGCGTGCGACGTCCCGGGCCCAGGCGCCGAGCGCACCGGCCAAGGCACCCGCCGCGACCCCGAGCGGCCAGGCGCGCAAGGCAGTGCTCCGGCTGGTGCGGACGGCTGATCGGCCGATGACCGGTGGCGTGGTGGCACAGGCCGCCCAGCGGGCCGACCCGTCGGTCATCACGTCGGGCTGGGAGGGCATGGGGAGCTTCTTCCCGTGGCTGGCCCGCGTGGTCCCCGAGCTGGGAGCCGCGACGCGTCCCGCGCCGGGGTTCGTGTGGGACCCGAAGCGGTTCAGCGAGGCCGACCTCCCGAACGTCGGCGATGTCGCCCTGCCGCCTCTGCAGCGTCAGGTGGTGGACGTCACCGACATCCCGAACCTGCCGACCGAGCGCTACGGCATCCTGCTCACCGCGCTGGCGCAGGACGTCAACACCGTCCCGTTCGACCGGCCGGTCACCGCGAAGCGTGTGCGGGACGCCTGCCAGGCCGCGGGTGCGCCGATCGGCCGTGGCTCGGTCAACACGGTCATCGCCGGGATCCTCTACGCCGGGCTGGACCTGAACGCCAAGCCCACCGCGAAGAAGGTCGCCGAGACCTGGGCCGACAACGTCATCGGGCTGTGCCGCGGTGCCCGGATGGAGCTCAGCCCGCAGGACGTCGCCGCGATCCGCGCCTGGGTCGGCGGGGGACTGCTCAAGCGGTAG